Genomic window (Bombyx mori chromosome 9, ASM3026992v2):
ATCGTTCAGTAGGTAAGTGAATTAATAAAGGCTCTACGTAAATGAAGCTTcaccctgtcctggtgaaactggagaggtCTTCCGGCCAACACAcacagtaatccttccttcataaaaaacgGATCTTGCCGTCAAGTTGCCGAGAGCAACAGCACCAATAGCAGACGCAACAGTAGCTCGAGGTGATTCAGGTTATGATATATAAGAAAGATTATTTGATCTCAAATAAAAGCTTACCACACTTTTGTGCGATTCCGATCTGTAACCTTGTGATATTTAAAACATtgaatattgtaaaattaaatgtaaaccTGAAAATCAGTTTAATTATTATCCGTTAGGATGTTAGTTAGTTTATCGAAGATCATATAGTGAGTGAATACCACCGACCGCCCTAAAATATGATGCAGAACTCGCAATAGTATTATAATACGGCTTGTGTTAGTTGTAATGCCCAATTGGTGGAACCAGCTCGTGCGAGTTTGCAACACGCCATACCATCATTTAAAAATCTAAAACTATTACGGACACAATGTAACTGACagcttttaaatataaataaaataatttaaaaaaacaacaagaaaaacagacgtgaaaaaataatatcCAACGGCTCATTTAACATACTATATTTGACGTCTTTGCTATTGTAACCAATATAATCTACCTTATAgcgatttatttaataataaattcagaAAATAACAGAAGATACTTTTTGGAACTATACATTTAATATTCTGAATAAGCTAGGTGACTTACACATTCCTAAAACAAAATTGTGTAGATTCAAAGTAACGAGCGTAGCGCAGGACGTTTCTAGAGAATTCTACAACCGTGTAATTGAATTTCTGAAGCGCAACACGCTTCTGTCTTTATGAGGGTCGtcactttaataataaattgctTTTTATAAAACATGATTTTATTCTTTGCAATCCGAGAAAAggaattcaattcaaattgtaGAAACAACGTGGGTATTCAAAAGGGATACTAAACACTTTCAAAGTTTGgtgtaatttcaattatttttattataaaactgacgaaattaatttatttttgaatgatTCTCACTAGTATATTAGTTAAAAATACCCGTGTTTTACTATTGAATTTACTACTTTCATTTTTTGTCATTGTGTGTCATAATAGTACATTAGCCTTCGGCTCGAgtggcaattttacacgcggaaggaaatgtcctacttttctcccttggtgcacatactgttttttctcctaccaggccgaaagttcgtggagtaccgagccggggtccaggggcgaagccctggctaGGGGTAGGGGGGCGGAGCCCCCCCATACTCATAGaacaacaatttaactgttttttaatttttaaataaactactgctaattgaataagaactgtctgatgaactcatctttgtttaatacttcactataaaattttattgccttttgtttatttcacttttacactaaacacaatattgcaaattacccgagcacaacaatggctgagaattttaggtgcgtgagagcagacgtagacactaacgcgcatgcgcacttgtcattacccagggaggaaaagctacactttcttccctgtacagcgggaggtaaagttagactttcttccctgtacagcgggaggaaaaccgaacttttggcgtaggtaggagaaaaatttATAAGTCTTATAGTCTTAGAGCATTCGAAGCTACAATCTATAGTGATTGCtttatatgtattttcatttagaaaaaaatgtatgtactaatttaaaaaaaacacagtttACAAGTTCattaaacacattttttaaatatattttccattAACTTATGCATATGAGTTTTGTTACAATATTATCATaatcttaaaaatatgtattgggtaatatcacaattttttgtttacacTTATATCAACATGTTGTTCATAACATTTTTTCGCTTATGTCTCCTTACATTTTATTCCAcgacattcattaaatagtgcaAGCCGGAATGATGGTATATCCAACCATAGTGTGGACCCACATCGGTGTAAACCATGTAGTAGGTAGGATCACATTCGGTATGTCCAGGTGAGATTCCACATTTAGAAAGGACTCCTCTTAGATACCAAGTTACTTTGTGATCTGTCTGTATTGCCCTCACTATGAGTCCTCCTCCACTGTCTCCATTACGAGGATTGACagctgaaataaaatatttaccgatttatttttcttgctcatgcaaattattaattacaagcGGTCcgatccggctccgctcgggtctttaagaaaaatttcaacgatatttgacgttgttttattgcggcataactataatagttagacatatactgtcgcgacattttttgtaaataataatgtgttctacaaagtcgtagtacattattttattctatcatcaatagttttcgcagggcacgcgatgtaaataatagtttaggtaatttttttacgccTTGGGTTTTAGTGgagtttattggagttttaggaaggttccctaatttttttttcaaaaaatattatagcctatgtcacttgggaatacttatagtgtagcttccaaacagtgaaagtatttttcaaatcggttcagtagttttggagcctattcaatacaaacaaacaaacaaatctttcctctttataatattagtatagactacgCATTGATCCTAAAAATCCATTCAAAAACAtttcagtcttattttaatagatCAACTGTGGTTGAAAATATTCCAGAcctataatgtttttattatcaaTTTACATATCAGCATGGTTATTGGAGCatatattatagaaaatgtATATTTGTCAATCAAAAAATCTCTAAAATTTCGTATACAATTTTACATAGGATACCTTCACAAAATCTAATACTACGGATAAATTTAAGTTatgctttttaattattaaacaatgaaggaaagtaactatactgagaccttagaacttatatctcaagatgggtggcgcatttacgttatagatatctatgagcttccagtaaacacttaacaccatgaacgaatgaactcccctccacggtgttttccgagcgctatgacatgtccttcttcaaacgaggcttgcggagagttctttatggtaggcagcggcttggctgtgccccaggcattgctgacgtccatgagcgacggtgaccacttaccatcaggtgggccgtatgctcgtctgcctacataggcaaaccaggcgggctgttatctcgtccactcacctaagcaataaaataaaaaaaagtatttgacaAATGTCTCTTGGTATATATTTAGGCGTCTACCAACAGCGTATCGCTAAcggtaattacataaaacactttAATTACCAGATTCAGGACCGTAGCCGGTGCAAAACGTGAATTCATTCAACAGCGGCCGGTAAACGTCCGCGTCAAAATTTATACATGTCGTGTCATTCTGTACTATAGTGTTCGCTGCTCTCAGGATATCTGACTGCACGTTCTTTTCTGTAGCTCCAAAGCCTACCATCtagaaaattgtattaaattattcaaaggtttagttaaaaaaaaaaattgtttaaaaaaactaacaaaatacgcttttatagaaaaaagcgtggggtgcttttcaggatattatcaaagtaacccttctactcatatctgttcataaaatatttataactactgataccatgcaccgcacggttttttttacaataaaatcattttttcttacactatttttaattcaaatttattatctattttttagttggatattctataaaagcgtagttcttagtttttttaaactattatttatttttaattttttagttgaatttcaattttttcaatattttttgtttcaattttttttttaaatataatttgcgtaattactgtcgGTAGAGTGTATTTTGAGCCCGCAAAGATAGTACCACCACCATGATATTTTTTACCAGCCTGCTTGTGTGCctgtttgtattatttttactgtAAAATCTGaagaaatcatgtctcaagatgggcggcgcaATTGTcatggttgatgtctatgagctccctTATGGTAGCTATAAGAGTTATTATTATGCTGTACGAGTTTCACAAGGTTTCATGAAAAATACAATCTAAATGACTTCTATAACTGGCTAATAGCTTAAATAACACaggtaatgaaatttattaagcTATTTATCTACTACCTTCTGGTAAATTAACAACGCGAGCTTTATACTTAGccctttattaatatattatatactagaccttgtggttttattttatttaatcgcCTATCAGATTTTTGCtgaagctgatagccttaagaggctatattagtgtcgccttaactagtaagtgagctcacggggcccaaacctgatgacgttgctaacacgaatcctagcaagagccgtgctttgcagaatctgccaccggatcggaaacgcgacccactgagaagatccggcgagaaactcagtgggctgtgtctgagagttaatttactcgtcgagcccttcgtcgcaagcgacgggttcgacgagaacgatgaccggtgcttgaggtacctagaagcaccctTAGTGGATCTGGAGGACCCGATATGACGTGTAAAACGCCTATCAGAACTGGAGTAGAGCTCCAGCGAAACCTGGTACTTGATATTTAACTTATTGTAAAACCACGTACATTAGATACTCACTATTGCTTCTTTTCCGAATAATTTCGTTTTTTCGTACACAGGTCCCCAAATGCAAAGTGGCTGAACATAATCAGTGAATGTCCAAGTGAAAACTTTTAATATCGCTAGATCAGACGTTGAGTATGTGTAGGTGTAGCTGggatgtaatataattttttggacctaaaaacattaaaagtgcactttatatcgaggggtgaaaggttatttgttttttttttattgcttagatgggtggacgagctcacagcccacctggtgttaagtagttactggagcccatagacatttacaacgtaaatgcaccgcccaccttgagatataagttccaaggtctaaagtatagttacaacgtctgccccacctttcaaagcgaaacgcattactgctctgcggcagaaatagacagggtggttggtacctacccgtgcagactcgcaagaggtcctaccaccagtaattacacaaattataagtttgcgggtttgattttttattacacgatgttattccttcaccgtggaagtcaatcgtgagcatttgttgagtttttttttttttttttgttgcccttgttttaccgtcgcccatggacttcagcaatgctaggggcagagccaagccgctgcctacggcttaatactctccacaagcctcgtttgaagaaggacatgtcatagcgctcgggaaacaccgtggaggggagctcattccatagccggatggtacgtgacaaaaaagatctctggaaacgcattgtggatgaccgcagtggctccaggtagtattgaTGAacggtttaaacgacatttcgcttaatacgcgaaattcatctttgtaattaatggttctttttatttggtattagtatcaccagttcgatgtttttaattgaacaacaATTACTATTTATTCCattaaaatagctgaagaagttttttgtcatgatattttttccaagttttatagattaaatggctctcctgtaaagttgcaaaaatgtcacttaaactaaACAGAGTTCATTGGCAACAgggatttaaaaattttttagtgtgcttttgtgtatattttaccattttaacataaaaattttCACATCACATTTAaatcttattactggtggtaggacctcttgtgagtccggacgggtaggtaccaccgcctttcttatttctgccatgaagcagtaatgcgtttcggtttgaaaggtggggcagccgttgtaattatacttgagaccttagaacttatatctcaaggtgggtggcgcatttacgttgtagatgtatatgagctccagtaaccacttaacatcaggtgggctatgagctcgtccacccatctaagcaataaaaataaaaaacgaataaaatatttaattcacgAATTAAGTTTATTGAAGAAGTTAtcgaatactttttttattttatttttattgcccttgtaggcagacgagcatacggcccacctgattgtgagtggttaccgtcgcccatggacctcagcaatgccaggagcatatAATAAAAGTTAATGTTTGTTAAGCAGCGAGCATACATCACATATATGGAGTATCAGCGAAAATATAGGGATTAATAatgaatatgtatttataaataagttGAATAAGTGCAGTTAATACtatgaaaatatgtaaatagttaGAAGCAGGTAAACAGTGAATTCATGGGAACATACCAATCTTTCTTGTCTACCAATTTGAGTTAAATCTTTGTGATTATTTACTCCAGCGATTACTACAATATTGTTTGCTTCAACTAAGCTACCATTCATAAATAGACAATGACCGGCTGGAACCAAAGTCAGGTTAGaatcattaatatattttaattaacaaatttaagcCTTAGTAGGGAATAGCTGAATGTCGTCCGCCTggatcgacgtcgcccaaaacacgtatttacggatcctcccgatccattaacggtgcggttaggtacctcaagcaccagtcaccgtcctagtcgaacccgtcgcttgcgacgaagggctcgacgagcgaattaactcatagacacagcccactgtgtttctcgtcggatcttctcagtaggtcgcgtttccgatctggtggtagattctgcgaagcattgctcttgctagggccagtgttagcaacactcccgtgagctcacctacacgttagggcgaagctgaaatagcctctcaaggctatcagcataggtaggaagaaaaaaaaaacacggctTCTCTTTATAATCACGTATGTAGAATATTTTATGCGTCGTCATCTTGGGCCTCTCTCGCCGACTTTTAAACCGGCGCACGAAATATTCACGGGGTGCTACCAAGGTCACGGGGACAACGGCTTAATGCCGCCAGATGATGTGCGTTGATTACAATTAAATCAGTAAATCAAATACCTGTCAAAACTGCTCTCCTAGAAATGATGGTTCCACCACAATTGTAAACACCTACAACAGATTTTGGTTGTCTTATGAGTATAGCAACGTGCCACGGCCAATCCCCTGCCTTTGCTTCAGTCCTTACAGAAGTCAATTCGGTATTTTCCAAGGATCTTCGGCCACATACATGAGCATATTTTTTTCCACCattatatttatgtgttatgTCGTAGGAGCTTGTTTTTTGTCTGGCCTGCAACACATGTTTGAATTGTAGTGAACAGATGCatgttcaatttaataaaatcatagatGCTCTAATTAGAAATTCTAAATGGCTAAAAGGATTAGTTTACtttgagattactggtggtaggacctcttgtgagtccgcttggttaggtaccaccgccctgccaatttctgccgtaaagcagtaatgcgtttcggtttgaagggtggggcagccgttgtaactatactgagaacttagaactcatatctcaaggcgggtggcggcatttatcttgtagatgtctgtgagctcgtccacccatctatgcaataaaaataaaggtttttcgtgtctattacattgtgtatttgtTCAGTTCATTATT
Coding sequences:
- the LOC101735416 gene encoding serine protease gd, whose amino-acid sequence is MCIYLYYVFFLYLIGNVNTMSLYGPALTRYNPCGLGIIYFDNVKGFDWRAVVDFGLYNNLEKVEMEVYFEKEIKINKASQNTTFVVVRNNWHHIIIRPIGPLQERFTFDLNIRNSSGNDVPVVTMFSINKVILCNDEIKARQKTSSYDITHKYNGGKKYAHVCGRRSLENTELTSVRTEAKAGDWPWHVAILIRQPKSVVGVYNCGGTIISRRAVLTAGHCLFMNGSLVEANNIVVIAGVNNHKDLTQIGRQERLVQKIILHPSYTYTYSTSDLAILKVFTWTFTDYVQPLCIWGPVYEKTKLFGKEAIMVGFGATEKNVQSDILRAANTIVQNDTTCINFDADVYRPLLNEFTFCTGYGPESAVNPRNGDSGGGLIVRAIQTDHKVTWYLRGVLSKCGISPGHTECDPTYYMVYTDVGPHYGWIYHHSGLHYLMNVVE